In the genome of Phacochoerus africanus isolate WHEZ1 chromosome 10, ROS_Pafr_v1, whole genome shotgun sequence, one region contains:
- the NAP1L5 gene encoding nucleosome assembly protein 1-like 5, which yields MADSENQGPAEPGQAAAAAAAAAEAAAVVEEVMAEGGAQGGDSDSASGDSDGAVGQTAEEPQTPAENAPKPRNDFIESLPNSVKCRVLALKKLQKRCDKIEAKFDKEFQALEKKYNDIYKPLLAKIQELTGEMEGCAWTLEGDEEEDDEEEYEEEEEGEEEEEEEEEPAAEAAAGAAAAAAKHEGPHSAASDDAKK from the coding sequence ATGGCCGATTCCGAGAACCAGGGCCCCGCGGAGCCCGGCCaggcggccgcggcggcggcggcggcagcggagGCGGCCGCGGTGGTGGAGGAGGTAATGGCGGAAGGCGGTGCGCAGGGGGGGGACTCGGACAGCGCGTCCGGAGACTCGGACGGTGCGGTCGGCCAGACGGCCGAGGAGCCGCAGACCCCTGCGGAGAATGCACCCAAGCCTAGAAATGACTTTATCGAGAGCCTGCCTAACTCGGTGAAATGCCGGGTCCTGGCCCTGAAGAAGCTGCAGAAGCGGTGCGATAAGATCGAAGCCAAATTCGATAAGGAATTTCAGGCGCTGGAGAAAAAGTACAACGACATCTATAAGCCCTTACTCGCCAAGATCCAAGAGCTCACCGGTGAGATGGAGGGGTGTGCATGGACTTTAGAGGGGGATGAGGAGGAAGACGATGAGGAGGAgtacgaggaggaggaggagggagaggaggaggaggaggaggaggaagagcctgCGGCAGAGGctgcggcgggggcggcggcggcggctgccaAACACGAGGGTCCCCACTCTGCAGCGTCTGATGACGCCAAGAAATAA